Below is a genomic region from Pirellulales bacterium.
CCCTGCCATTCGCGCTTTGGGTCATATCGGTCCCGCAGCCAAACCGGCCGCTGCGGACCTGACCGCGGCGCTCGCCGACAAGGACCCCATGATTGTTAGCGACGCGGCCCTGGCGCTTGGCGCGATTGGCCCCGACGCGGCCAAGGCAGTGCCGGCGCTCACGCAATTGCTCGGCAAGCCCGATCCGGGTTCGCGGTATGCCTCGATATTGGCCTTGGGTCGGATCGGGGCCGCCGCCAAGCCAGCGGTTCCGGCTCTTGAAAAGCAAGTCGCCGCCAAGGAGCCGATGGTGGCCGTAGCCGCGGTATGGGCGGTGCGACGCGTCGATCCGGCCAGTCGGACACTGGCCAAAACGGCCCTGCCCGTGCTGACAAAAATGCTCGCCACGAGCGATGACGTGCTGCACGTGCAGGCGGCATCGGCCTTGGGCGATCTGGGGCCCGACGCGCGCGACGCCGTGCCGGCACTTAAGAAGCTGCTGGACGATCCCAAGGAGGAAGTCCGCCGCGCGGCGACCGAAGCTCTGGCGCAAATCCAGGCCGCGCCGAAGGGAAAATAGCTGCCGAACGGCGAGGGTCTTGTAAAGTCGATTGCGGCGTCGATAGTCATCTCAGGCAGTTTAGTATCGCGGGGCACGTCACGACGACGATGTCAGGACAATTCGTCGCGTTCCCCACCGAGGGGACTGCGCGTCGGATCTTGCCTGGTTTCTCGCCCCGACAGATTTTTTTCGACAGGGATGTAACGTCGGACGCCACTTGCGCATTGATCATGGTGACATGACGCACGACGGCTGCAACGACGAAACGACCGCAGACGACCTCGTCGTACGGGCCAAGGTCGATCGTGAAGCCTTTGGCGCTCTCTACGATCGATTCTTTCCGCTGGTGCATCGTTATTGCCATCGTCGATTGCGTGACAATGGGGCGGCGGAGGACGTCTCGTCCGAGGTCTTTCTGCAAGTGGCGGGGGCCATGCGGCGATTCCCTGGAACAACCGTCGAGGACTTCCGTCGCTGGGTCTATCGCATCGCAACAAACGCCATCAACGCGCACTTGCGGCAGAAGACGCGCCGCGCCGGCTTACTGGCCCGCGCGGTGCAGTCGGGCGGTCGCAGTACCACGGACGAGATTTCCTCGGCGCTGGAACCAGCAAGTTTCGCGCAGGAGAGCATCTCGCGCGCTTTAGCCCATTTAAGCCATCGCGAACAGTCAGTCCTTACGTTGAGGTTCATGGAGGGGCTTTCGTACGAAGAAGTCGCGGCGGTGCTGAATGTCCGCTCGGCCACGCTGCGGGTCGTCGCTAGTCGGGCGATCAAGAACTTGCGTCGTCGCCTGTCCCAATCGATCGACGCGCCGCTGGCCGAGCAGCCGACGAGGCCTACCCCATGACTAACGAAGAACACAATTCGGATCATGAGCT
It encodes:
- a CDS encoding sigma-70 family RNA polymerase sigma factor, with the translated sequence MTHDGCNDETTADDLVVRAKVDREAFGALYDRFFPLVHRYCHRRLRDNGAAEDVSSEVFLQVAGAMRRFPGTTVEDFRRWVYRIATNAINAHLRQKTRRAGLLARAVQSGGRSTTDEISSALEPASFAQESISRALAHLSHREQSVLTLRFMEGLSYEEVAAVLNVRSATLRVVASRAIKNLRRRLSQSIDAPLAEQPTRPTP